A portion of the uncultured Bacteroides sp. genome contains these proteins:
- a CDS encoding putative DNA modification/repair radical SAM protein has protein sequence MNADVLEKLKILAESAKYDVSCSSSGTNRSNQKGGLGNTVGGWGICHSFAEDGRCISLLKIMLTNHCIYDCAYCINRRSNDLRRATLSVSELVGLTIEFYRRNYIEGLFLSSGVVRNPDYTMERLVRVAKDLRLVHHFNGYIHLKSIPGASRELVNEAGLYADRLSVNVEIPNEESLKRLAPEKDFKSVFQPMRYIQQGVLENSEERKKFRYAPRFAPAGQSTQMIVGATPETDKDILHLSSVLYQRPSMKRVYYSGYVSVNTYDTRLPALKQPPLVRENRLYQADWLMRFYEFKVDEIVNDAYPDLDLELDPKLSWALRHPEQFPVDVNKVDYEMLLRVPGIGVKSAKLIVASRRYGRLGSYQLKKIGIVMKKAQYFITCNELSVRTVNEMAPQVMRQLLAPSPRKKTDERQLQLTFADE, from the coding sequence ATGAATGCCGACGTGCTCGAAAAACTAAAGATACTGGCTGAATCTGCCAAGTATGATGTTTCCTGCTCTTCCAGTGGAACCAACCGCTCCAATCAAAAGGGTGGGTTGGGTAACACTGTGGGTGGATGGGGCATTTGTCATAGCTTTGCTGAAGACGGACGCTGTATTTCTCTACTGAAAATCATGCTTACTAATCATTGTATTTATGATTGTGCCTATTGCATCAATCGGCGTAGCAATGATCTTCGTCGCGCTACTCTCTCTGTATCCGAGTTGGTGGGACTTACTATTGAGTTTTATCGTCGTAACTACATCGAAGGGCTTTTTCTTAGTTCCGGTGTGGTGCGCAATCCCGATTATACGATGGAGCGTCTTGTGCGTGTGGCCAAAGATCTTCGTTTAGTGCATCACTTTAATGGATATATTCATCTGAAAAGTATCCCGGGTGCCAGTCGTGAATTGGTGAATGAAGCCGGACTCTATGCTGACCGCTTGAGTGTAAATGTAGAAATCCCCAATGAAGAAAGTTTGAAACGTCTGGCTCCTGAGAAGGATTTCAAGAGCGTGTTTCAGCCCATGAGGTATATTCAGCAAGGAGTATTGGAGAATAGTGAGGAGCGGAAGAAATTTCGTTATGCGCCTCGTTTTGCACCGGCGGGACAGAGTACGCAGATGATTGTGGGAGCAACCCCCGAAACGGATAAAGATATTCTCCATCTTTCGTCTGTTTTGTATCAACGACCCAGCATGAAGCGTGTTTATTACTCCGGATATGTGTCGGTTAATACCTATGACACTCGACTACCTGCTCTCAAACAACCTCCTTTGGTGAGAGAAAACCGTCTCTATCAGGCCGACTGGTTGATGAGGTTCTATGAGTTCAAAGTTGATGAAATAGTGAATGATGCCTACCCCGATCTTGACTTGGAACTAGATCCTAAGCTATCGTGGGCGTTGCGTCATCCCGAACAGTTCCCGGTAGATGTGAATAAGGTTGACTATGAGATGCTGCTTCGCGTGCCCGGTATTGGTGTGAAGTCGGCCAAACTGATTGTTGCCTCCCGTCGTTATGGTCGACTGGGAAGTTATCAGCTTAAAAAGATCGGGATTGTAATGAAGAAAGCGCAGTATTTCATCACGTGCAACGAACTCTCCGTTCGCACGGTCAATGAGATGGCTCCCCAAGTCATGCGGCAGTTGCTGGCGCCTTCTCCTCGTAAAAAGACAGATGAGCGTCAATTACAACTTACCTTTGCCGACGAATGA
- a CDS encoding YceI family protein, with product MKKYYLATLMLFALTAIATAQTWTNDPAHSRLGFTIKHMTISEVSGRFADFTIKATTTKPDQSDLKVEVIAQIASINTDVEARDKHLKSPDFFDSEKYSTLTFSSNYNKKLSKDTYKMVGNLTMHGITKSVTLTVKYLGEVVNPMNKKRTVGFKITGSVKRSDFGIGAKFPEAVLSDNVDIVADAEFTQN from the coding sequence ATGAAAAAGTATTATTTAGCAACCTTAATGCTATTCGCACTAACTGCAATAGCAACCGCTCAAACATGGACGAATGATCCTGCGCACTCACGCTTAGGATTTACTATTAAGCACATGACCATCTCTGAAGTTAGTGGTAGATTTGCTGATTTCACAATAAAAGCCACTACAACGAAACCGGATCAGAGCGATCTTAAAGTAGAAGTTATTGCCCAAATAGCAAGTATAAACACGGATGTAGAGGCAAGAGACAAGCACCTGAAAAGCCCTGACTTCTTTGATAGTGAAAAGTACTCTACACTTACATTTTCAAGTAACTACAACAAGAAATTATCAAAGGACACCTACAAGATGGTTGGAAACTTAACCATGCACGGAATAACCAAAAGCGTTACTCTGACCGTTAAGTATCTGGGAGAGGTAGTTAATCCGATGAACAAGAAAAGAACTGTTGGATTCAAAATTACAGGTTCTGTAAAACGTTCCGATTTCGGAATTGGAGCAAAATTCCCCGAAGCAGTTCTCAGCGACAACGTAGATATCGTTGCAGATGCTGAATTCACACAGAACTGA
- a CDS encoding citrate/2-methylcitrate synthase — protein sequence MKKEYIIYRLSEDMKDATRIDNDLFTKYDVKRGLRNEDGTGVLVGLTKIGNVVGYERIPGGGLQPIPGKLYYRAFDVEDIVHNIVKEKRFGFEEVAYLLLSGNLPDKEALSSFSELINDNMPLEQKTKMNIIELEGSNIMNILARSVLELYTFDPNPDDTSRDNLMRQSVELISKFPTIIAYAYNMLRHATFGRSLHIRHPREKLSIAENFLYMLKKDYTELEARTLDLLLVLQADHGGGNNSTFTVRVTSSTGTDTYSSIAAGIGSLKGPLHGGANVQVADMFHHLEKNIQDWTNVDEIDTYFTRMLNKEVYNKTGLIYGIGHAVYTISDPRAILLKDLARDLAKEKGKEREFTFLELLEDRAITTFAKIKANGKTVSSNIDFYSGFVYEMIGLPQEIYTPLFAMARIVGWCAHRNEELNFEGKRIIRPAYKNVLDVADYTPLKKR from the coding sequence ATGAAGAAGGAATACATCATATACAGACTTTCGGAGGACATGAAGGATGCTACCAGAATAGATAATGACTTATTTACCAAATATGATGTAAAGCGTGGTTTGCGTAATGAGGATGGGACAGGAGTGCTTGTCGGCCTAACCAAAATCGGTAACGTAGTGGGGTATGAACGAATTCCCGGTGGAGGTTTGCAACCTATTCCCGGTAAACTTTACTATCGGGCATTCGATGTGGAAGACATCGTACATAATATTGTGAAAGAAAAACGTTTTGGATTTGAAGAAGTTGCTTATTTACTTTTGTCGGGTAATCTTCCGGATAAAGAAGCACTTTCTTCTTTCTCGGAATTGATCAATGACAATATGCCGTTGGAACAAAAGACGAAGATGAATATTATTGAGTTGGAAGGTTCAAACATCATGAATATACTGGCTCGTAGTGTACTCGAATTATATACTTTCGATCCTAATCCGGATGATACATCGCGGGATAACCTGATGCGCCAAAGTGTAGAATTGATTTCTAAATTTCCTACTATCATAGCTTATGCTTATAATATGTTGAGGCATGCTACATTTGGGCGTTCGCTACACATTCGTCACCCGAGAGAAAAACTGTCTATTGCTGAAAACTTCCTTTATATGTTGAAGAAGGATTATACAGAGTTAGAAGCTCGGACACTCGATCTTTTACTTGTACTTCAGGCCGACCATGGTGGTGGTAATAATTCTACGTTTACCGTTCGTGTTACTTCCTCTACCGGAACGGATACTTATTCTTCTATTGCAGCCGGTATAGGATCCTTAAAAGGTCCACTTCATGGTGGAGCAAATGTTCAGGTTGCCGATATGTTTCATCATCTGGAGAAGAACATTCAGGACTGGACAAATGTAGATGAGATAGACACCTATTTTACACGAATGCTCAATAAAGAAGTTTATAATAAGACGGGTTTGATCTATGGCATCGGTCATGCTGTTTATACTATTTCAGATCCACGTGCAATCTTGTTGAAAGACTTAGCCCGTGATTTGGCCAAGGAAAAGGGGAAAGAGCGTGAATTTACTTTCCTGGAGTTGCTAGAAGATCGTGCTATTACTACTTTTGCTAAGATTAAAGCTAATGGCAAAACGGTATCGAGTAATATTGATTTCTATTCTGGATTTGTGTACGAGATGATAGGGCTGCCACAAGAAATATATACTCCGCTTTTTGCTATGGCACGTATCGTTGGCTGGTGTGCACACCGCAATGAAGAATTGAACTTTGAAGGAAAACGCATCATTCGTCCTGCATATAAGAACGTGCTTGATGTTGCTGATTATACCCCTTTAAAGAAAAGATAA
- the icd gene encoding NADP-dependent isocitrate dehydrogenase: MSKIVKHKDGKLLVPENPTVPFITGDGVGAEITPAMQMIVDAAVRKVYGGKRQIDWVEVLAGEKAFKETGSWLPDETMLAFEEYLVGIKGPLTTPVGGGIRSLNVTLRQTLDLYVCLRPVRWFLGVVSPIKEPEKVNMYIFRENTEDIYAGIEWEAGTPEAEKFYRFLHDEMGVSKVRFPETSSFGVKPVSREGTERLVRAACLYAIEHELPSVTLVHKGNIMKFTEGGFKKWGYELAEREFGEYISSGKLVIKDCIADAFLQNTLLIPEEYSVIATLNLNGDYISDQLAAMVGGIGIAPGANINYNSGHAIFEATHGTAPNIAGKDIVNPCSLILSAVMMLEYFGWQEAADLIVEALEQSFADGRATNDLARFIPGGKALSTSTFAKEITEKIEKNK, encoded by the coding sequence ATGAGTAAGATTGTAAAACACAAAGACGGTAAGTTATTGGTGCCCGAGAATCCTACCGTTCCTTTTATTACGGGTGATGGGGTGGGGGCGGAGATAACTCCCGCCATGCAAATGATCGTTGACGCAGCGGTACGCAAAGTGTACGGCGGCAAACGACAGATCGATTGGGTTGAGGTATTGGCCGGAGAAAAAGCTTTTAAAGAGACCGGCTCTTGGTTGCCTGATGAAACAATGCTCGCATTTGAAGAGTATTTGGTTGGTATTAAGGGGCCCTTAACCACTCCTGTGGGTGGAGGCATTCGTTCTTTGAATGTGACTTTGCGACAAACACTCGATTTATACGTTTGTCTGCGTCCCGTGCGTTGGTTCCTAGGTGTTGTTTCTCCGATAAAAGAACCTGAAAAGGTGAACATGTATATTTTTCGTGAGAATACTGAAGATATTTATGCAGGGATTGAATGGGAAGCAGGCACGCCGGAAGCTGAAAAGTTTTATCGCTTTCTGCATGATGAGATGGGAGTCTCTAAAGTGCGTTTTCCTGAAACATCTTCTTTTGGAGTAAAGCCGGTTTCTCGTGAAGGTACAGAGCGATTGGTTCGTGCGGCTTGCTTATATGCCATTGAACATGAATTACCTTCAGTGACGCTGGTGCATAAGGGAAATATAATGAAGTTTACGGAAGGTGGCTTTAAGAAATGGGGATATGAATTGGCCGAGCGCGAGTTTGGTGAATACATAAGCAGCGGCAAGTTGGTTATCAAAGATTGCATAGCCGATGCCTTTTTGCAGAATACATTACTTATCCCCGAAGAATATTCAGTGATTGCCACGTTAAATCTGAATGGAGATTACATCTCCGACCAGTTGGCAGCTATGGTAGGAGGAATTGGTATAGCACCCGGTGCAAACATTAATTATAACTCTGGTCATGCTATCTTTGAAGCGACTCATGGCACAGCACCCAATATCGCAGGGAAAGATATTGTTAACCCTTGCTCACTTATTCTTTCGGCTGTGATGATGCTCGAATATTTTGGTTGGCAGGAAGCTGCTGATCTTATTGTTGAGGCCTTGGAACAAAGTTTTGCTGATGGACGGGCAACCAACGACTTGGCCAGATTTATACCCGGAGGAAAGGCTTTGTCTACTTCCACTTTTGCTAAAGAAATAACAGAGAAAATAGAAAAAAACAAATAA
- a CDS encoding aconitate hydratase, with translation MVHDEKMLEVFYASYSRKIEQAKLILNRPLTLAEKILYAHLYNEAALQSYERGEDYVDFRPDRVAMQDATAQMALLQFMNSGKEQVAVPSTVHCDHLIQAYKGAKEDIATATETNREVYDFLRDVSSKYGIGFWQPGAGIIHQVVLENYAFPGGMMVGTDSHTPNAGGLGMVAIGVGGADAVDVMTGMEWELKMPKLIGVKLTGTLNGWASPKDVILKLAGILTVKGGTNAIIEYFGPGVASLSATGKATICNMGAEVGATTSLFPYDERIAAYLRATGRAAVADMADKVAADLCPDAEVATNPTAFYDRVIEIDLSALEPYINGPFTPDAATPISEFAAKVKANDYPRKMEVGLIGSCTNSSYQDIGRAASVMRQAVQQKVRIASPLIVNPGSEQIRATAERDGMIDTFKQAGAVIMANACGPCIGQWKRHTDDPTRKNSIVTSFNRNFAKRADGNPNTFAFVASPELTMALTIAGDLCFNPLTDTLMNENGEQVKLAEPKGDELPNEGFVSGLSGYLAPMGDGAKISVDPQSQRLQLLVPFAAWDGYDLLNMPLLIKTQGKCTTDHISMAGPWLRFRGHLENISDNMLMGAVNAFNGETNKVWNRLADSYETVSGTAKQYKAVGISSIVVAEENYGEGSSREHAAMEPRFLNVKVILAKSFARIHETNLKKQGMLALTFVNKEDYYCIKERDFISVMGLKEFAPGKSINIVVQHVDGSQHSFEAQHTYNEQQIAWFKAGSALNTK, from the coding sequence ATGGTACACGATGAGAAGATGTTAGAGGTCTTTTATGCCTCTTATTCCCGAAAAATAGAACAGGCAAAGCTAATTTTAAACCGTCCATTGACTCTTGCGGAGAAGATATTGTATGCTCATCTTTACAATGAGGCGGCTTTACAATCTTACGAGCGTGGTGAGGATTATGTTGATTTTCGTCCCGACCGTGTAGCGATGCAGGATGCCACGGCACAGATGGCTTTACTACAATTTATGAATTCCGGCAAGGAACAGGTCGCTGTTCCTTCTACAGTGCATTGCGATCACTTGATTCAAGCTTACAAAGGGGCTAAGGAAGATATTGCTACGGCTACGGAGACAAACCGCGAAGTTTATGACTTTTTGAGAGATGTTTCTTCTAAATATGGTATCGGCTTTTGGCAACCTGGAGCAGGAATCATTCATCAGGTAGTACTTGAGAATTATGCTTTTCCCGGCGGTATGATGGTGGGAACCGATTCTCACACTCCAAATGCGGGTGGTTTGGGTATGGTGGCTATTGGTGTTGGCGGTGCTGATGCGGTAGATGTGATGACCGGTATGGAATGGGAACTAAAAATGCCTAAACTCATTGGGGTAAAACTAACCGGAACGCTTAATGGATGGGCTTCACCGAAAGACGTGATACTAAAGTTGGCAGGCATACTCACAGTAAAGGGTGGAACAAATGCTATTATAGAATACTTTGGCCCGGGCGTAGCTTCTCTTTCGGCTACGGGTAAGGCAACAATCTGCAACATGGGTGCCGAAGTGGGGGCTACAACTTCACTTTTTCCGTATGACGAACGCATAGCGGCTTATCTACGGGCTACCGGACGGGCAGCCGTTGCGGATATGGCTGATAAAGTAGCTGCTGACCTTTGCCCTGATGCAGAAGTGGCTACTAATCCCACTGCTTTCTATGATCGGGTGATTGAGATTGACTTATCTGCTCTCGAACCTTATATTAACGGACCTTTTACTCCCGATGCAGCTACTCCTATTTCTGAGTTTGCGGCAAAAGTAAAAGCCAATGATTATCCTCGTAAAATGGAAGTAGGCTTGATAGGCTCTTGCACTAATTCTTCTTATCAAGATATCGGCAGAGCGGCTTCAGTGATGCGCCAAGCTGTGCAGCAAAAAGTGAGAATTGCTTCTCCGCTCATTGTCAACCCCGGTTCGGAACAGATACGTGCTACTGCGGAACGTGACGGAATGATTGATACGTTTAAGCAGGCCGGAGCGGTGATTATGGCCAATGCATGTGGCCCATGTATTGGTCAATGGAAGCGTCATACAGATGATCCTACCAGGAAAAACTCTATCGTTACATCGTTTAACCGCAACTTTGCGAAACGTGCCGATGGAAATCCAAATACATTTGCTTTTGTAGCCTCTCCTGAATTGACCATGGCTTTGACCATTGCCGGCGATTTATGCTTTAATCCACTGACGGATACATTGATGAATGAGAATGGTGAGCAGGTGAAGTTGGCAGAACCAAAAGGTGATGAACTACCTAATGAGGGTTTTGTATCAGGTTTAAGTGGCTATCTGGCTCCTATGGGCGATGGGGCAAAGATTTCAGTTGACCCTCAATCTCAACGTTTGCAACTTCTTGTTCCTTTCGCTGCTTGGGATGGCTACGATTTACTGAATATGCCTCTTCTGATTAAAACTCAGGGCAAGTGTACGACAGATCACATCTCAATGGCAGGTCCTTGGCTTCGTTTTCGTGGGCATTTGGAAAACATTTCTGATAATATGCTGATGGGGGCTGTTAATGCTTTCAACGGTGAGACAAATAAGGTTTGGAATCGTTTGGCAGATTCTTATGAAACGGTATCGGGTACTGCAAAACAGTATAAAGCGGTGGGCATATCCTCTATTGTAGTGGCCGAAGAGAACTACGGAGAAGGTTCTAGCAGAGAACATGCTGCCATGGAACCCCGTTTTTTGAATGTAAAGGTGATTTTGGCAAAAAGCTTTGCACGTATTCACGAAACAAACCTAAAGAAACAAGGCATGTTGGCTCTGACATTTGTTAATAAGGAGGATTACTATTGCATAAAAGAACGTGATTTTATTTCTGTCATGGGGTTAAAAGAGTTTGCTCCGGGAAAGAGCATTAATATTGTAGTGCAACATGTAGACGGCAGTCAGCACAGCTTTGAAGCGCAACATACATATAATGAGCAGCAGATAGCTTGGTTTAAAGCGGGCTCTGCACTAAATACAAAATAA
- a CDS encoding AAA domain-containing protein has translation MNKNNKNALNSISDLQQQQILLRMEYEYEKEEFRRQTQTMGIGRKVKRGQCWYPVSTGRSFYNSLNQLVIEIERKEDKDIEHSFEFGRPVCFFTQDISGQIRYFNFTSQVSYADEERMVVVLPNISAQMDIQGTDHLGVQLYFDETSYRTMFEALADVLRAKNNRLAELRETLLGDLLPRNREVFPQRFPWLNTTQEEAVNKVLRAKDVAIVHGPPGTGKTTTLVEAIYETLQRENQVLVCAQSNTAVDWIAEKLVDRGVPVLRIGNPTRVNDKMLSFTYERRFESHPAYTELWSIRKSVREMGSQLRRGSHSEREGIRYRINRLKERATEIEILINEDIFSQARVIASTLVSSNHRVLANRHFSTLFIDEAAQALEAACWIAIRKADRVVLAGDHCQLPPTIKCLEAARGGLDNTLMEKIAISKPTAVSLLKIQYRMHEAIMHFPSEWFYGGEIKAAPEVHNRSILDFDTPLEWIDTSACEFHEEFVGESFGRINKSEAELLLLELETYIKRIGEERILSERIDFGLISPYKAQVQYLRNEVKRSNFFRPFRSQITIHTVDGFQGQERDVVFISLVRANADGQIGFLSDLRRMNVAITRARMKLVILGDASTLGTHTFYKKLFEYIEREGKIKNA, from the coding sequence GTGAATAAGAACAACAAAAACGCTCTCAACTCTATCTCCGATCTGCAGCAACAGCAAATTCTTTTGCGCATGGAATACGAGTACGAAAAAGAAGAGTTTCGTCGGCAAACTCAAACCATGGGCATAGGTAGAAAAGTCAAACGGGGCCAATGTTGGTATCCTGTGTCAACAGGTCGAAGTTTTTACAACTCCCTGAATCAATTGGTTATTGAGATAGAACGAAAAGAGGATAAAGACATAGAGCATTCTTTTGAGTTCGGACGTCCGGTTTGCTTCTTCACACAAGACATCTCCGGACAAATACGTTATTTCAACTTCACCTCACAAGTTAGTTACGCCGATGAAGAAAGAATGGTCGTCGTTCTTCCCAATATCTCAGCACAAATGGATATACAAGGAACAGATCATCTAGGCGTACAACTCTATTTTGACGAAACCAGTTACCGAACCATGTTTGAGGCATTAGCCGACGTGCTTCGGGCAAAAAACAATCGGCTTGCCGAACTACGTGAGACTCTCCTTGGCGACCTTCTTCCCCGTAATCGGGAAGTGTTCCCTCAACGTTTTCCGTGGTTGAACACCACACAAGAAGAGGCAGTGAACAAAGTACTGAGAGCCAAAGACGTCGCTATTGTTCACGGCCCTCCCGGAACGGGGAAAACAACGACTCTCGTCGAAGCTATTTACGAGACCTTGCAACGAGAAAACCAAGTACTGGTTTGTGCCCAAAGTAACACGGCTGTCGATTGGATAGCCGAAAAGCTGGTAGACAGAGGCGTGCCTGTATTGCGTATTGGCAATCCAACCCGGGTGAATGATAAAATGCTCTCTTTCACTTATGAGCGCCGCTTTGAGAGTCATCCGGCCTACACCGAGCTATGGAGCATCCGTAAATCGGTTCGTGAAATGGGTAGCCAGCTCCGTAGAGGTAGTCACTCCGAACGCGAAGGCATCCGATACCGCATCAATCGCTTAAAAGAACGAGCCACAGAAATAGAAATACTCATCAACGAAGATATTTTTTCTCAAGCACGTGTCATTGCCTCTACATTGGTCAGTTCCAATCATCGGGTACTTGCTAACCGTCATTTTTCGACCCTGTTCATTGACGAAGCGGCACAAGCTTTAGAAGCAGCTTGTTGGATAGCCATCCGTAAAGCAGACCGTGTGGTGTTGGCAGGCGATCACTGTCAGTTACCGCCAACCATTAAGTGCCTTGAAGCCGCCAGAGGAGGGTTAGACAATACGTTAATGGAAAAAATAGCCATTTCAAAACCCACTGCCGTATCTTTGCTGAAGATACAATATCGCATGCACGAAGCCATTATGCACTTCCCTTCGGAATGGTTTTATGGCGGAGAAATAAAAGCCGCCCCCGAAGTGCATAACCGTAGTATACTCGATTTTGATACCCCCTTAGAGTGGATCGATACCTCCGCCTGTGAGTTTCACGAAGAGTTTGTAGGCGAGAGTTTCGGTCGCATCAACAAATCTGAAGCCGAACTACTACTTTTAGAGTTAGAGACATACATCAAAAGAATAGGAGAAGAGAGAATACTAAGTGAACGAATCGACTTCGGACTCATCTCACCTTACAAGGCCCAAGTGCAATATCTCCGCAACGAAGTAAAACGCAGTAATTTCTTTCGTCCCTTCCGCAGCCAAATCACCATTCACACCGTAGATGGCTTTCAAGGTCAAGAACGGGACGTCGTCTTCATCAGCTTGGTACGTGCCAACGCCGATGGACAAATAGGATTCCTTAGCGACCTGAGACGAATGAATGTAGCCATTACCCGCGCCCGCATGAAACTCGTTATCTTAGGTGATGCTTCTACATTGGGCACGCACACCTTCTACAAAAAATTGTTTGAGTATATTGAGAGAGAAGGGAAAATTAAAAATGCATGA
- a CDS encoding BACON domain-containing carbohydrate-binding protein, which yields MMRTIRKIANAALILFVCFLAFTGCDDDGGLNVPDNELVVNKATQTDLPAAGGSGTITVIADQVLEAFAADRWLTVSVSGEIINISAAENPNLAGRSTYVTIKAGSKSTIVAVTQYGLSLMKDAGNLKFGSDVADSLAIKFKSNVPVTFKPSVGWISYSVQGDSVKVRVAENATGFPRKGYLRYTLGNATDSISVVQASMDDYIGNWEIYGYNDSGTLEVYSATIAAGTDENTLTGTIDGIFSVNYTFDSGYIILSAGQQTATYGSSYPIYLCLGSSSSGSISFDDDDMVQFEASPSTVNKAIVFADNGSWPGRVVDEIYMYVFTASPPSPDNGLGAYFYLLKPFMIKQ from the coding sequence ATGATGAGAACAATAAGAAAAATAGCCAATGCGGCTTTAATCCTCTTTGTCTGCTTTTTGGCTTTCACGGGATGTGATGACGATGGCGGACTGAATGTGCCTGATAATGAATTAGTAGTAAATAAAGCCACTCAAACAGACTTGCCGGCAGCAGGAGGTAGTGGTACTATTACGGTTATTGCCGATCAGGTATTGGAAGCGTTTGCTGCTGATCGTTGGCTGACCGTTTCTGTATCAGGAGAGATTATAAATATATCAGCTGCCGAAAACCCTAATTTGGCTGGGCGTTCTACCTATGTTACAATTAAGGCAGGATCAAAATCTACTATTGTTGCTGTTACGCAATATGGCTTATCTTTAATGAAAGATGCGGGCAATCTTAAATTTGGATCGGACGTAGCCGATTCTTTAGCTATTAAGTTTAAATCAAATGTACCTGTTACTTTTAAACCTTCTGTTGGCTGGATCTCCTATTCTGTGCAAGGAGATAGCGTGAAGGTACGTGTTGCAGAAAATGCGACGGGATTTCCTCGAAAGGGTTATTTACGTTATACGTTGGGAAATGCAACCGATTCCATAAGTGTGGTGCAGGCTTCTATGGATGATTATATTGGTAACTGGGAAATTTATGGTTATAATGATTCAGGTACTCTTGAGGTCTATTCTGCAACAATTGCTGCTGGAACTGATGAAAACACGCTTACTGGAACTATTGATGGAATCTTTTCGGTGAATTACACTTTTGATAGCGGGTATATTATTCTTAGCGCTGGGCAGCAAACTGCGACTTATGGATCATCTTATCCTATTTATTTATGTCTTGGCAGTTCATCGTCAGGCTCTATTAGTTTTGACGATGACGATATGGTCCAGTTTGAAGCATCGCCATCGACAGTGAATAAGGCAATTGTTTTTGCTGATAATGGCTCTTGGCCTGGAAGAGTTGTTGATGAGATATATATGTACGTATTTACAGCTTCTCCACCTTCCCCCGATAATGGGCTCGGTGCGTATTTCTATTTACTGAAACCATTTATGATAAAGCAATAG